GGCGCGACGCAGCCGCAGATCCTGCTGCCGTTCGACAACGCCAGCGCGTTCGAGCGCAATCTGAAGTCGTACACGGGTTCGCTATCGTCGTGGACGACCTATACGGTCACCGAGCGCTCGCGTCCGGCTGCGATTGCCGAAAAGATCGGCGTCGATCCCGACACGCTGATGGCCGTCAACAAGATTCCGGCCGGCATGCGCCTGAAGCCGGGGTCGACGATTGTCGTGCCGCGCGCCGATGACGACGACGAAGACATCAGTGCAGACGTCGCCGAAAGCGCCGTGCTCGCGATCGAGCCGGACGTGCCCGACACACGCAAGATGCTGATCCGCGTGCGGCGCAAGCAGTCAATGGCGATGATCGCGGATCGTTACGACGTATCGGTTGGTCAGTTGAAGGCGTGGAACCGGACGAAGCGCGACCTCGTCATGCCGGGCCAGGTCGTCGTGCTGCATGTCCCCGTCGGCAAGGCGATGCCGAGCGAGCCGGGTCCGCAGAAGCTGGCGACGGTGCCCGTCGGCGGCGGTGTCGAGAAGGCCAGCGCCCAGGTCGCAGACACGAAATCGGAATCGCGCTACGATAAGAAACGAGGCCGCGGCCACACTGGCGTGGTGAAGGTGTCGGAACCGGTTAGCAAGCCTGCTGCCGCAAAAGGCAAGGTGACGAAGGTTTCGACGGAAGCGGCTGGCAAGGCGTCGAAGGCCGATACTGGTAGCCGCCACAAGGTCTCGGCCAGCGCGAAGAAGGGCAAGTAAACAACAGCGGCCTTCTCGAGGATGACCGAACATGCGCTGCGGGGGCAGCGTATGAAGTGCGCTCCGATCTCTCCTCGTTTTCCTTGACGCCGTCACCTGAGGTGACGGCGTTTTCATTTCCACCGACCTGTGCCTGCGGGAACCCATAAAGGAGCCCGTACGCGATGCGCGGTCTTGCGACACGATGGACATGATTAGGCTATCGTTCACCCTCGGGCCCGCTGGGCCAACTCGCTGACGCCTCATGCTCTCGACGCCGCTTCGTGTTTTTCTCCTGTTCTCCGCCGGCTACTTCGTCTCGTATGTGTTTCGTGGCGTGAATCTCGGTTTCGCGCCGCTGATCACGCACGAGCTCGGCTTGACAGCCGCCGATCTCGGTCTGCTGACCAGCCTGTATTTCCTCGGCTTCGCGGGCGCGCAACTGCCTGCGGGCGTGCTGCTCGATCACTACGGCGCGCGTCGCGTGACGGCAGGGATGCTGCTGTTCGCCGCCGCAGGCATTGGCGTATTCGGCGCCGCGCACGGCGTCGGGACGATGATGGTCGGTCGGCTGCTGATTGGCGTCGGCGTGTCGGTGTGCCTCGGTGGCGCGTTCAAGGCGCTGGCGCAACATTTCCCGGCGGCACGCCTGCCGCTGATCAATGGGCTCGTGATGGCCGTCGGCGGTCTGGGCGGCGTCGTGGTCGGTTCGCCGTTGACGTGGCTGCTGACGCTGGCGAGCTGGCGCACCGTCTGCGTCGGGCTCGTCATTCTCACGATCGTCGTGGCGGCGGTGCTCTGGGCGTTCGCGCCCGAAACGAGGGAGACGCACCATCAGGCCAGCCTCGTCAGCCAGTTCAAGGGCACGTGGCATATCCTGCGCAGCGCGGCGTTCTGGAAGATCGCGTCATTCTCGGTCGTCACGCAAGGCGTGTTCTACGCCATGCAGTCGCTGTGGGTGGGGGCGTGGTTGCGCGACGTAGCGGGCTTGCAGTCGCATGAAGCGGCCGCGTTCGTCTCGGTGCTCGGCTTCGCGATGATGGCCGGCTGTGTCGGCTTTGGCGCGGCGGCGCGCAGCATGGAGCGGCGGGGGCTGTCGCTGTATGCGTTTTGCGGAGTCGGCATGGTGCTTTTCGTTATCACTCAACTGCTGATCATGCTGCGGGCGCCGCTGCCGGCAGGATTGCTGTGGGCGGCTTACGGGATTTTCGGCGGCGTCGGCATTCTGAGTTATGCGGTGCTCGCGCGCCATTTCCCGCCGCATCTGATCGGGCGCGCGAATACCACGCTCACGCTGATTATTTTCCTGCTGATCTTCGGCTTCCAGATTGGCGTGGGCGCAGTGCTGTCGCGCTGGACGCCCGTCGACGGACACTATCCGCCCGCCGCGCATCTGACCGCGTGGGGCATTCTGGTTGCGCTGCAACTGGCGAGCGCCATCTGGTACGTGCTGCCGAGCCGCGTGCTGGCCAAAAGTCCGGCGCACGTGCACGCCGAACATCAGCCGTAAGCTGCCGGGCATATCCTGATACGTGGTGAAGGGCCCGGCCAGCGGCTGCGCTGCGCGCTGATGATTCCCGAAGCGTCCGGTAGCAGCCGCTTCGCCGCGCCGTCACCTATCTCGGATTTGAAGAGAAGGGTCGTTTCAGGCTATAATTTCAAGGTTTGAGCTTATCAACCCGCACCCTAGCGCCTACCTCTCCCATACCGTTCATCCGCCGCGTTTCGTTGTAGTCCCGGTTGTTTTTCATGAGTGAATACTCCCGGCTACCGTCGCCAGCGGCCCGCAACAGCCAGTTCGCCTACACAATGGGCCGACTGCGAGCTCCGCGGCGCCTGTGCGACCCTCCACGAACAGCGACAACGCGAGCGAGCCTGCGCGCGCATCGAATGATGCGCCTCGCCGCGGCCCGCACGGTCGGATAGACAGGTCGGCAACAGGGTGCTCCCCAAGGAGTCTCCCGTGTTGCCGTCATTTTCTCCCGCTCTGCTCGCGCTCGCCGACGGCACGGTCTTTCGTGGTTACTCGATCGGCGCGCCCGGTCATACGATCGGTGAAGTCGTCTTCAATACGGCCATCACCGGCTATCAGGAAATCCTGACCGACCCCAGCTACGCGCGCCAGATCGTCACGCTGACGTATCCGCACATCGGCAATGTTGGTGTGAATGCCGAAGACGTCGAAGCCACGAAAGTCCATGCCGCCGGCCTGATCATCCGTGATCTGCCTGTTCTCGCGTCCAACTTCCGCATGGAGCGCACGCTCCCGGATTACCTGAAGGCGGAAGGCGTCGTCGCGATCGCCGGTATCGACACCCGCAAGCTCACGCGCGTGCTGCGCGACAAGGGCGCGCAAAACGGCGCGATTCTCGCAGGCTCGGATGACGAAGCAAAGGCAATCGAACTCGCGCGCTCGTTCCCCGGCCTTGCGGGCATGGACCTCGCGAAAGTCGTGTCGACGCAAAAGCCATACGAATGGAAACAGACGGAATGGCGTCTCGGCAGCGGTTATGGCATGCAGAACACGCCGCGCTACCGCGTCGTCGCGTTCGACTTCGGCGTGAAGTACAACATCCTGCGCATGCTCGCGGAACGCGGCTGCCAGGTCACGGTGCTGCCCGCGCAAGCCACGGCTGCTGACGCGCTCGCGCTGAATCCGGACGGCATCTTCCTGTCGAACGGCCCCGGCGATCCCGAGCCGTGCGATTACGCGATCGCTGCCACGCGCGAATTCATCGAGCGCGGCATTCCGACGTTCGGCATCTGCCTCGGCCATCAGATCATGGGTCTCGCCGTCGGCGCGAAGACGATGAAGATGAAGACGGGCCACCACGGCGCGAATCATCCCGTGAAGGACCTTGGCGACGGTCGCGTCGTGATCACGTCCCAGAACCACGGTTTCGCGGTCGACGCCGACACGCTGCCCGCCAACGCGAAGGTGACGCACGTGTCGCTGTTCGACGGCACGCTGCAAGGCTTCGCGCTGACGGACAAGCCGGCATTCTGCTTCCAGGGTCACCCGGAAGCATCGCCGGGTCCGAACGACGTCGCCTATCTGTTCGACCGCTTCACTGCGTTGATGGACGAGGCGAAGGGCAATAACTCGGCAGCGGCGTAAAGCAGGAACGCCTGCAAAACGTCGCGCACAGCGACGGGAAAAAAGGCGCGCCCCGCGACGCCGTTCGGCCGAGCCCCCACGGGCCGGTCCGGGCGGCACAACGCCGGTGCGCCAACAGTAAGAACTCAGGAATACATTAGCGAGAGCGTTATGCCCAAGCGGACAGACATCAAGAGCATCCTCATTATCGGCGCGGGTCCGATCATCATCGGCCAGGCGTGCGAGTTCGACTACTCGGGCGCGCAGGCGTGCAAGGCACTGCGTGAGGAAGGCTACAAGGTCATTCTCGTCAACAGCAATCCGGCGACGATCATGACCGACCCGAACACGGCCGACGTCACGTATATCGAGCCGATCACGTGGGAGGTGGTGGAGCGCATCATCGCCAAAGAGCGCCCGGACGCGATCCTGCCGACGATGGGTGGCCAGACCGCGCTGAACTGCGCGCTCGATCTGCATCATCACGGCGTGCTGGAAAAGTACAAGGTCGAACTGATCGGCGCGTCGCCGGAAGCGATCGACAAGGCCGAAGACCGTCAGAAGTTCAAGGACGCGATGACGAAGATCGGCCTGGGCTCGGCGAAGTCGGGCATCGCGCATTCGATGGAAGAAGCGATGGCCGTGCACGCCGAAATCGCCGCCTTCACGGGCGGCAGCGGCTACCCGATCGTGATTCGTCCGTCGTTCACGCTCGGCGGCTCGGGCGGCGGCATCGCGTACAACCGCGAGGAATTCGAAGAGATCTGCAAGCGCGGCCTCGATCTGTCGCCGACGCGCGAACTGCTGATCGAAGAATCGCTGCTCGGCTGGAAAGAGTACGAGATGGAAGTGGTCCGCGATAAAAAGGACAACTGCATCATCGTTTGCTCGATCGAAAACCTCGACCCGATGGGCATTCACACGGGCGACTCGATCACCGTCGCGCCGGCGCAGACGCTCACCGACAAGGAATATCAGATCCTGCGTAACGCATCGCTCGCGGTGCTGCGCGAGATCGGCGTCGATACGGGCGGCTCGAACGTGCAGTTCTCGATCAATCCCGTCGATGGCCGGATGATCGTCATCGAAATGAACCCGCGCGTGTCGCGTTCATCGGCTTTGGCTTCGAAGGCGACGGGCTTCCCGATCGCGAAGGTCGCGGCGAAACTCGCCGTCGGCTATACGCTGGACGAGCTGAAGAACGAAATCACGGGCGGTCAGACGCCGGCGTCGTTCGAACCGACCATCGATTACGTCGTCACCAAGATTCCGCGTTTCGCGTTCGAAAAATTCCGCGAAGCCGATCCGCGTCTGACCACGCAGATGAAGTCGGTCGGCGAAGTGATGGCGATCGGCCGCACGTTCCAGGAATCGTTCCAGAAGGCGCTGCGCGGTCTGGAAGTGGGCGTCGACGGTCTGGACGAAAAGACCACCAGCCGCGACGAAGTGATCCGCGAGATCGGCGAAGCCGGTCCGGACCGCATCTGGTATGTCGGCGACGCGTTCCGCCTCGGCCTGACGCAACAGGAAATCTTCGAGGAAACGGCGATCGACCCGTGGTTCCTCGCGCAGATCGAAGAGATCATCCGCAAGGAAAAGGCGCTCGAAGGCCGCACGCTCGCAAGCCTCACGAAGGAAGAGCTGAAGTATCTGAAGCAGAGCGGCTTCTCGGATCGCCGTCTTGGCAAGCTGCTCGGCGTGACGGGTCCGGACGTCCGCAAGCGCCGTATCGAACTGAACGTGCGGCCCGTGTACAAGCGCGTCGATACCTGCGCGGCCGAGTTCGCGACGAAGACGGCGTACATGTACTCGACGTACGAAGAAGAGTGCGAGGCGAACCCGACGAACAACAAGAAGATCATGGTGCTGGGCGGCGGCCCGAACCGGATCGGCCAGGGCATCGAGTTCGACTACTGCTGCGTGCACGCCGCGCTCGCCATGCGCGAGGACGGCTACGAAACGATCATGGTCAACTGCAACCCTGAAACCGTTTCGACCGACTACGACACGTCTGACCGTCTGTACTTCGAGCCGCTGACGCTCGAAGACGTGCTCGAAATCGTCGACAAGGAAAAGCCGCTCGGCGTGATCGTTCAGTACGGCGGTCAGACGCCGCTGAAGCTCGCATTGGATCTGGAGGCGAACGGCGTGCCTATCGTCGGCACGTCGCCGGACATGATCGACGCCGCGGAAGACCGCGAGCGTTTCCAGAAGCTGCTGCAGGACCTCGGTCTGCGTCAGCCGCCCAACCGCACCGCGCGCGCCGAAGACGAAGCGCTGAAGCTCGCCGACGAAATCGGCTATCCGCTCGTCGTGCGTCCGTCGTACGTGCTGGGCGGCCGCGCGATGGAAATCGTCCACGAGCCGCGCGACCTCGAGCGCTACATGCGCGAGGCCGTGAAGGTGTCGAACGATTCGCCCGTGCTGCTCGACCGCTTCCTGAACGATGCGATCGAATGCGATGTGGACTGCATCTCGGACGGCGACACGGTGTTCATCGGCGGCGTGATGGAGCACATCGAACAGGCAGGCGTGCACTCGGGCGACTCGGCTTGCTCGCTGCCGCCGTACTCGCTGTCGAAGGAAACCGTTGCTGAGCTCAAGCGTCAGACGGGCGCGATGGCGAAGGCGCTGAACGTGGTCGGCCTGATGAACGTGCAGTTCGCGATCCAGCAGGTGCCGCAGGCGGACGGCTCGAAGCTGGACGTCATCTACGTGCTCGAAGTGAACCCGCGCGCCTCGCGCACGGTGCCGTACGTGTCGAAGGCCACCAGCCTGCCGCTCGCGAAGATCGCAGCGCGCGCGATGGTCGGTCAGAAGCTCGCGCAGCAGGGCGTGACGAAGGAAGTGATTCCGCCGTACTTCAGCGTGAAGGAAGCCGTGTTCCCGTTCGTCAAGTTCCCGGCGGTCGACCCGGTGCTCGGACCCGAAATGCGTTCGACGGGCGAAGTGATGGGCGTGGGCCAAACCTTCGGCGAGGCGCTGTTCAAGTCGCAACTCGCAGCGGGTTCGCGTCTGCCGGAGACGGGCACGGTGCTGTTGACCGTGATGGACGCCGACAAGCCGAAGGCCGTCGAAGTCGCGCGTATGCTGCATGAGTTGGGCTATCCGCTCGTCGCGACGAAGGGCACGGCGGCCGCCATCGAAGCGGCCGGCGTCCCCGTGAAGGTCGTCAACAAGGTGAAGGACGGCCGTCCGCACATCGTCGACATGATCAAGAACGGCGAGATCGCACTCGTCTTCACGACTGTCGACGAAACGCGCGCAGCCATCGCCGATTCGCGTTCGATCCGCATGAGCGCGCAAGCGAACAAGGTCACGTACTACACGACGATGTCGGGCGCGCGTGCCGCTGTTGAAGGCTTGCGTTATCTGAAGGATCTGGAAGTCTATGATTTACAAGGACTCCACGCTCGCCTAAACTAAGGCTTCAGATTTCTGTCGAAGACGTAAGTGCCGCGGTTAAGCGGCGTCCCTAAGGTGTCAGATCGGGCTTTGTGCCACGTTTGCGCACCGTACCGGGATGCACTTAACCGCGGTGATTTTTTTTGTGGCTGTCTTTTGCCAAAGAGTTGTTTATGAGCACTATTCCATTGACGAAGCGCGGCGCAGACCAACTGCGCGACGAGTTGCAGCGCCTGAAATCGGTCGAGCGTCCGTCCGTCATCAATTCGATCGCGGAAGCGCGTGCCCAAGGCGATCTGTCGGAAAACGCCGAGTACGACGCTGCGAAAGAGAAGCAAGGGTTTATCGAAGGCCGTATCGCTGAGATCGAGTCGAAGCTGGCGGCCGCGCAAATCATCGACCCGTCCGCGCTCGACGCGGAAGGCCGCGTCGTGTTCGCCGCGACGGTCGATCTGGAAGATCTGGATTCGGGTGATTCGGTTACCTATCAAATCGTCGGCGACGACGAAGCCGATCTCGAGCACGGCCTGATTTCCGTCAGCTCGCCGATCGCGCGTGCGCTGATCGGCAAGACGGAAGGCGATGTCGCGTCGGTGCAGGCGCCGGGCGGCGTGCGCGAATACGAGATCATCGCGGTCCGTTACATCTGAGGCGGTTGCCGTGTCTTCGATGCCGCATCGTCTGTTCCGCCTGTTGACGGTCGTTTGGGTCGGCAGTTTGCTGACCATTGGCTATGCCGTGGCGCCTGTGCTGTTCACGTCGCTCGACCGCGTGACGGCGGGCGCGGTCGCGGCGCAGCTGTTTCGCATCGAAGGTGTGATCGGCGTGGTGTGCGGCGTGCTGCTGCTTGCGCTGTGTAATCTGCTGGTCCGGCGCGGCGGCGATGCCTATCGACGTCTACGCTGGCTGATTGCCGGCATGCTGGTGTGCGTGCTGGTCGGCTACTTTGCGTTGCAGCCGTTCATGAATGCGCTGCGCATCGCCGCGCAGGAAGCGGGCACGGATGTCGGCCACTCTGTTTATGCGAGCCGCTTTGGCATGCTGCACGGCGTGTCGAGTGTGTTCTATCTGATCGAAAGCCTGTTGGGCATCGTGCTCGTGTGGAAGCTTCCGGCAGAATCGGGCGTTGCCGTGGAGCGGGGCGCGGGGCGTGTGGCTGGCCGGACGGCGGGATAACGCGCGTCGGCGGCAATGACGCGTCCGGGCAAGCGAGTAGCCGGCCCCGACAGCGCTTAAGAATCGCGGCGGATCGCCGCATGACGTCGGTGTCCGTCAATCCCGCTTCGGCTGGCGCGGTCCGGCAGAGATATCAAACCGGTTCGCCGCGCCAAGCCCGTCATTACTTCGACGTCTGATGCAGGCGCTTCGCGCTGGTTTGGCGCTTCTTCGCCTTCTTGATGTTGCCACCCGCGGTGACGCGTTCGTTGCCGCGCACCACCAACTTCTGCGCCTTGGGTTTGCGCATCGGATTTTCGGACGGCTTGACGACCTTCACGACGCGCGGCGCGCGGCCCTTATTCGACGGTGATTCGCCGGCTACTTCCCGTGCGCTCGGCAGCGCGCCGCGCTTCGTCTTCGCAGCCGGTGCACGTGCAGCAGGCGCTCGCTCGGCAGCCACCTTTTCCGGCTTCCAGATGACCAGCAACTTGCCGATATGCTGGATCGGCGCCGCGTTCAGGCGATCGCAGATGTCTTCGTAGATGGCGATGCGCTCTTCGCGCTCGTCGCCGAACACGCGGATCTTGATCAGCTGGTGCGCTTTCAGGTGGACCTTGATTTCGGTCAGTACGGCATCGGTCAGCCCTTCGGCGCCGACGATCACGACCGGCTTGAGCGCGTGAGCCTGGGAGCGCAATTCGGCGCGTTGTTCGGAAGAAACTTTGAGGGCTGGCATGAGAAGTAGAGGACTCGACTAAAATGGCGACGCCCGCGAGCAGGGACCGGTGGTCCGGCAAACCGGCGGAACAGCAGGCGGTGCGCGAAAAAACAGGAAACTGCGGTTAGGCGACTGCGGGCGATGAATCCGGCATCAAGGCCGGCGCCAGGTTGCTGCGTTAGCGGCGGCAGCGCGGACTGCAAGCAGAATCACGAGCGCGGAGACAGCCTTTGGCTGCAGCCACGCGAATTAAACGCGTATTATCCGCTAAAAGCGCGGCATTACGTAGCAAGAGTTCAACGTTTAATGGCAAAAAACAAGTTCAACACGTCGTGGCTGCACGACCACATCAACGATCCGTACGTGAAAATGGCGCAGCGGGAGGGCTATCGCGCCCGCGCAGCCTACAAGCTGAAGGAAATCGACGAGCAGGACAAGCTGATCCGCCCGGGTCAGGTGATCGTCGATCTGGGCGCCGCGCCCGGCAGCTGGAGCCAGTACGTCCGCAACAAGCTCGCGCAGGGCAAGCATCGCGACGCCCAGCGGGACGGCGGCATCGACGGCACGATCATTGCGCTCGACCTGCTGCCGATGGAGCCGATCGCCGACGTCCATTTCATTCAGGGCGACTTCCGCGAGGACAGCGTTCTCGAACAACTGGAAGAAGTGGTTGGAGAACGCGATGTCGACCTTGTAATTTCGGATATGGCGCCCAACCTGTCGGGAGTGGCGGTGGCGGATGCCGCGCGGATTGAGCATGTGTGCGATCTCGCGCTGGAATTTTCGCAAAACCACCTCAAACCCGATGGTGCCCTTTTAGTCAAATGCTTTCACGGGAGCGGTTACAGCCAGATTGTCGAAAAGTTCAAGCATCAGTTTAAGACGGTGGCCGCTCGCAAACCGAAGGCGTCCCGAGACAAATCGTCCGAGACGTTCATTCTGGGAAGGCATCTGAAGCGACCCCGTTAAACCGGGTGCAATGATATGTAAGCCCGCATTTCCGGCACGCCGGAAAATAAGAGCGCTGAGGTTGCGCGGTACGCTATTTATGCGGTAGCGAATGCTTATGGCAGGGGTCTTCGGACTGGATTAGAATGCCTGAGTGGTGCCGCAAGGCAAATGTAGGCGCTTGTCTATGAGTGAAGGAGTGGTGCTTTGAACAACAACATGTTTTCGAAAGCAGCAGTGTGGCTGGTTATCGCACTGGTGCTGTTTACGGTGTTCAAGCAGTTCGACAAGCCCCGTGTCCAGGAAGGCGTTTCGTATTCGCAGTTCATGGACGACGCGAAAAGCGGCAAGGTCAAGAGCGTGATCGTTCAAGGGCGCAACCTCACGGTGACGCCTGCCGACGGTCAGAAGTATCAGATCGTGTCGCCGGGCGACATCTGGATGGTCGGCGACCTGATGAAGTATGGCGTGCAGGTCAGCGGCAAGGCGGATGACGAGCCGAACGCGCTGGTGTCCGCGCTGTATTACCTCGGGCCAACCATTCTGATCATCGGGTTCTGGTTCTACATGATGAGACAGATGCAGGGAGGCGGGAAAGGCGGTGCCTTCTCGTTCGGTAAATCCCGTGCGCGTCTGATCGATGAGAACAACAACGCAATCAACTTCTCGGATGTCGCCGGCTGCGACGAGGCCAAGGAAGAAGTGTCCGAACTGGTCGACTTCCTGCGCGATCCGCAGAAGTTCCAGAAGCTGGGCGGTCGCATTCCACGCGGCGTGCTGCTGGTCGGTCCGCCGGGAACCGGTAAGACGCTGCTCGCGCGCGCTATCGCGGGCGAGGCGAAGGTGCCGTTCTTCAGCATTTCCGGTTCGGACTTCGTCGAAATGTTCGTCGGTGTAGGTGCGGCTCGCGTGCGCGACATGTTCGAGCAGGCGAAGAAGCATGCGCCTTGCATCGTGTTCATCGACGAAATCGACGCGGTTGGCCGTCATCGTGGCGCCGGTATGGGCGGCGGCAATGACGAGCGCGAGCAGACGTTGAACCAGATGCTGGTCGAGATGGACGGCTTCGAGGCGAACTCGGGCGTGATCGTGATCGCTGCGACGAACCGTTCGGACGTGCTGGACAAGGCGCTGCTCCGTCCGGGCCGTTTCGACCGTCAGGTGTACGTCGGTCTGCCCGATATCCGTGGTCGCGAGCACATCATGAAGGTGCACCTGCGCAAGGTGCCGATCGCGAACGACGTCGACGCGGCAGTGATCGCGCGTGGCACGCCGGGCTTCTCGGGCGCCGATCTGGCGAACCTCGTGAACGAAGCGGCGCTGTTCGCCGCGCGTCGCGGCAAGCGCATCGTCGAAATGCAGGACTTCGAGGACGCGAAGGACAAGATCTTCATGGGTCCGGAGCGCAAGTCGGCCGTGATCCGCGAAGACGCGAAGCGCGCGACGGCTTACCACGAGTCGGGCCATGCGGTGATCGCCAAGCTGTTGCCGAAGGCGGACCCGGTGCACAAGGTCACGATCATCCCGCGCGGCCGTGCGTTGGGCGTGACGTGGCAGTTGCCGGAGCACGACAACGAAACGTATTCGAAGGATTACCTGCTCGACCGTCTGGCCATCCTGTTCGGCGGACGCGTGGCGGAAGAGCTGTTCCTGAACCTGATCAGCACGGGCGCATCCGACGACTTCAACAAGGCGACGGCCACGGCGCGCGCCATGGTGGCTCGCTTCGGCATGACGGACGCGTTGGGACCGATGGTCTACGTCGACGACGAGAACGATGCGTCGCCGTTCGGCCGGGGCTTTACGCGCACCATTTCGGAAGCGACGCAGCAGAAGGTCGACGCGGAAATCCGTCGCGTGCTGGACGACCAGTACAACCTCGCAAGGCGTCTGCTCGACGAGAACCGCGACAAGGTCGAGGCGATGACCGCCGCGCTGATGGAGTGGGAAACGATCGACGCCGATCAGATCAACGACATCATGGCTGGCCGTCCGCCGCGCTCGCCGAAGAGCTCGCCGTCGCCTGGCGATGCATCATCGGGTGGCAGCAGCCCCGGCGCGGAAGTGAAGCCGGGCAGCGCGACCGCACCGGCTACCTGATGATCGGTTAAAGGTGTTTTACGGGCCGGTGTGTTTTCACACCGGCCCGTTTTCATTTCTAATGCTGTCTAATCGCGATGCAGACGTTTCGCGATCGTCCCTAATCCTTCGCCTTTGTCGTACGGTCCAGTCTCGTGTCAAACGCCCATTCCCCGCTTTATCCCATTCCCGAGCCGATGCAATGCGGCCGTTTCACCTTTACGTTCGAACGCCCGCTCGTGATGGGCATTCTGAATGTGACGCCCGATTCGTTTTCCGACGGCGGTCTGTATGCGGAGCCCAGCAAGGCGCGGCGGCAGGCGGAACTGATGCTGGCCGAAGGCGCCGACATCATCGACATCGGCGGCGAGTCGACGCGGCCCGGCGCGCCGCCCGTACCGCTCGAAGACGAACTGGATCGCGTGATCCCGCTCGTCAAGGAGCTGAGCGACGCAGGCATTCCCGTGTCCGTCGACACTTACAAACCTGAAGTTATGCGCCATGCGCTGGCAGCCGGCGCTGATCTGATCAATGATATCTGGGGCTTCAGGATGCCCGGCGCGATCGAAGCGGTGAAGGACAGCCAGTGTGGTCTGTGCGTGATGCATATGCTCGGCGAACCGCAGACGATGCAGGCCGGCGAGCCCGCCTACGCGGACGTGGTCGCGGAGATTCGCGCCTTCCTCGACGAACGTGTCAATACGCTCATGGGCGCAGGTGTTGCAAAAAATCGTATCTGCGTCGATCCAGGATTCGGATTTGGCAAGACGGTCGAGCATAATTACGCGCTGCTCGCTCACTTGCCTGAGACCGCACCTATAGTCGGCACGCCGCTGCCGATTCTCGCGGGCATGTCGCGCAAGTCGATGCTGGGCGCCGT
This is a stretch of genomic DNA from Paraburkholderia caribensis. It encodes these proteins:
- the ftsH gene encoding ATP-dependent zinc metalloprotease FtsH, whose translation is MNNNMFSKAAVWLVIALVLFTVFKQFDKPRVQEGVSYSQFMDDAKSGKVKSVIVQGRNLTVTPADGQKYQIVSPGDIWMVGDLMKYGVQVSGKADDEPNALVSALYYLGPTILIIGFWFYMMRQMQGGGKGGAFSFGKSRARLIDENNNAINFSDVAGCDEAKEEVSELVDFLRDPQKFQKLGGRIPRGVLLVGPPGTGKTLLARAIAGEAKVPFFSISGSDFVEMFVGVGAARVRDMFEQAKKHAPCIVFIDEIDAVGRHRGAGMGGGNDEREQTLNQMLVEMDGFEANSGVIVIAATNRSDVLDKALLRPGRFDRQVYVGLPDIRGREHIMKVHLRKVPIANDVDAAVIARGTPGFSGADLANLVNEAALFAARRGKRIVEMQDFEDAKDKIFMGPERKSAVIREDAKRATAYHESGHAVIAKLLPKADPVHKVTIIPRGRALGVTWQLPEHDNETYSKDYLLDRLAILFGGRVAEELFLNLISTGASDDFNKATATARAMVARFGMTDALGPMVYVDDENDASPFGRGFTRTISEATQQKVDAEIRRVLDDQYNLARRLLDENRDKVEAMTAALMEWETIDADQINDIMAGRPPRSPKSSPSPGDASSGGSSPGAEVKPGSATAPAT
- the folP gene encoding dihydropteroate synthase; amino-acid sequence: MQCGRFTFTFERPLVMGILNVTPDSFSDGGLYAEPSKARRQAELMLAEGADIIDIGGESTRPGAPPVPLEDELDRVIPLVKELSDAGIPVSVDTYKPEVMRHALAAGADLINDIWGFRMPGAIEAVKDSQCGLCVMHMLGEPQTMQAGEPAYADVVAEIRAFLDERVNTLMGAGVAKNRICVDPGFGFGKTVEHNYALLAHLPETAPIVGTPLPILAGMSRKSMLGAVVQRPPQQRVVASVAAAVCAAERGAAIIRVHDVEQTVQGLQVWAAMRDAALRG